One Burkholderia sp. 9120 genomic window, GTGGCCATCGGCACGAAGCGTTTGAAGTCTTTACGCAGCACGTCGATGTTGATGTCCAGCATCATCACGACGAACAGGAACAGCACCATCACCGCGCCGACGTAGACCAGCACCAGCAGGATCGCAAGAAACTCGGCCTCCAGCAGCATCCAGATCGCGGCTGCGTTGAAGAACGCCAGCACCAGAAACAGTGCGGACGACACCGGGTTGCGTGAGGTGATCACCTTCAGCCCTGAAACCACCAGGAACAGCGCGAAGATGTAGAACAGTACGGTCGTGAATTCCATGATTACCGGTTCATCGTTAGGCCATCGTCAGGCATTGTTCTTTGGCACGCGGCGTTGGCCGGACGGAGAAACCGTCAGAACAACCACACAGGTGCGCCGTGCCGCGGCGTTCAAACCGCGGCGCCCGGCCCGACAACAGGCCGTTTTGCTCATGCATTTACTGCCGCATTGACTGCTTCAACTGAAAACCGCAAATGAAGCGTTTCAACGATACGGTGCGTCGGCTGCCTTGTTCGCAGCGATCTCTGTTTCGTAACGATCGCCAACAGCCAGCAGCATGTCTTTCGTGAAATACAGATCGCCACGCTTTTCGCCGTGATACTCGAGAATGTGCGTTTCGACGATCGAATCGACCGGGCAGCTCTCTTCGCAGAAACCACAGAAGATGCACTTGGTCAGGTCGATGTCGTAACGCGTCGTGCGGCGCGTATTGTCCGCACGCGTTTCCGATTCGATCGTGATGGCGAGCGCCGGGCACACCGCTTCGCACAGCTTGCATGCGATACAGCGCTCTTCGCCGTTTTCATAGCGGCGCAGTGCGTGCAGGCCACGGAAACGCGGCGAGATCGGGGTCTTCTCTTCCGGGAACTGCACGGTCACCTTGCGCTTAAACGTATAACGTCCGGTCAGTGCGAGGCCCTTCAGCAGTTCCGTCAGGAAGAAGGTCTTGAAAAAGTCTTGGATTGCGGTCATGGGTTCATCCGCCCTTTATTTCCAGATATTCAACGGCGACATGATCCAGAAGCCGACCACCACCAGCCACACCACGCAGACCGGAATGAAAACCTTCCAGCCCAGACGCATGATCTGGTCATAGCGATAGCGCGGGAATGTGGCGCGCGCCCAGATGAATACCGACAACAGCAGGAAAACCTTGAAGACGAGCCAGAAGATGCCCGGGATAAACGACAGGAACCCGAACGGAGCGCTCCAGCCTCCAAGGAACAATGTTGCAGCCAACGCCGAGATCACGATCATGTTGATGTACTCGCCGAGGAAGAACAGCGCGAACGCCATCCCCGAGTAATCAATCATGTGACCCGCGACGATTTCCGACTCCCCTTCCACCACGTCGAACGGGTGGCGGTTCGTTTCGGCGATGCCCGAGATGAAGTACACGACGAACATCGGCAGCAGCGGCAGCCAGTTCCACGACAGGAAGTTCAGGCCGTGCGAAGCGAAGAAGCCGTGTTCCTGCGAATTGACGATGCCCGACAGATTCAGCGTGCCGGCGGTCATCAGCACGACGACGAGCGCGAAGCCCATCGAGATTTCGTACGAGACCATTTGCGCCGCGGCGCGCATCGCGCCGAGGAACGCGTATTTCGAATTCGACGCCCAACCGGCCAGGATCACGCCGTACACGCCGATCGACGAAATCGCCATGGCGTACAGCAGACCCGCGTTGATGTCGCCGAGCACCGCGCCCGCCTGGAACGGAATCACCGCCCAGACCGCGAAGGCCGGCACCACCACCATGATCGGCGCGATCAGGTAGATCCAGCGGCTGGCTTGCGCCGGCTGAATCACTTCTTTCAGCAGCAGCTTCAGCACGTCGGCGATCGGCTGCAGAAGACCTGCGGGGCCGACGCGGTTCGGGCCGAGACGCACGTGCATCCAGCCGATCAGCTTACGCTCCCAGAGAATCAGGTAAGCCACGCACAGCAGGATCACGACGGCCACCACCAGGATGCGCACCAGTGCCCACACCGTGGGCCATGCCACACCGAGAAGCTGGGTGCCGCCCGAGTTGATCGTATCGAACAAGCTCATTTACGCCTTCTCCACCAGCAGTTCACCGAACAGGCTGCCCAGCGCTGCACCGGCAGGCGTAGCCGCCGATACGCGGACGACCGTCTCCGCAAGATTCGCGTCGCGCACGGCCGGCAACTGCACCGATTGCTCGCCCTGGCGCACGCGCACTGCGTCACCTTCCTTCAAACCGAGTTTGTCGAACAACCCGGCCGGCAGACCGACCGAGTTCGCCGCACGCGACGCCGCGGTCAGATGCAGCGATTCAGCGCGACGCACGAGCGCGTCGGCGTGATAGATCGGCACGTTCGCGATGCGCTCGAACTGACCTTCCGCTGCCTTGACCGCCTTGCCGCGCGCGACCGTAGCACCCGTCTTGTTCGACAGACGCGGCGTCAATGCACCGTCGCCCAGCGCTGCCGTGCGGACTTCTTCCGACGTGTCGAATTCGAAGCCCGGCACGCCCAGCAGGCTGCCCAGCACGCGCAACACCTTCCATGCCGGACGCGTGTCGCCGAGCGGACGCACGACGCCGTTGAACGACTGCACCGTGCCTTCGGCATTGACGAACGTACCGGACGTTTCCGTGAACGGCGCGATCGGCAGCAGCACGTCGGCGTAGTCAGCGCCCGTCTGGAACGGCGACATCACGACTACCATCTCAGCCTGGTTCAGCGCGGTCAAAGCCTGCGCCGGATTGGCCGTGTCGAACTCCGGTTCGACGTTCAGCAGCAGATAACCCTTGCGCGGTTGCTCGAACACTTCGCGAGCGTTCAGACCGCCCTGGCCCGGCAGCGCGTTCACCAGATGCGCGCCGACCGTGTTGGCCGTTTCCGTGAGGAAGCCCAGTGTCGCGCCGGTTGCGTCCGCGATCCATTGCGCCGCGGCGTGAATGACAGCGAAATCCGGATGACGCACCGCCGCGTTGCCCAGCAGCACGAGGCGGCTTTCGCCGGTGCTGAGCGACTTCGCGACCTGCTTGTTGGCGTCGGTCGGCTGCGTGCCGGCAAATGCTTCCGGCAGTGCCACGCCCTTCGCTTCCGACACCGCGCCGGCGATACCCGCCAACGCGTCGAGCCATGCCGACGGTGCGGCGACCACGCGTTGCGCTTGCGGAATCAGCGCGTCGTCGTTCGTGGCCTGCACGAGCGTGAGCTTCGCGCCGTTCTTCGCGGCTTGCCGCAGACGCGCGGCGAACAGCGGGTGGTCACGGCGCAGATCCGAGCCGATCACCAGTGCGGCGTCGACGTTCGACAACTCGGCGATGCTCGTGCCGAGCCACGGCGCGCCGTTCACCGGCGCCGAGAAATCCGATTGACGCAGACGGAAGTCGACGTTCGGCGTGCCGACCGCTTGCGCCAGTTGCTTCAACAGGAACAGTTCTTCGACCGTGCTGTGCGCGCTACCAATCGCGGCCAGCGCATCCGCGCCATGGTCGCCCTTGATGCCCTTCAAACCCTTGACCACGTAGTCAAGCGCGGTTTGCCAGTCGGTTTCGATCCATTTGCCGTCTTGCTTGAGCATAGGCTGCGTCAAGCGCTCGGGGCTGTTCAGGCCTTCGTACGAGAAGCGGTCCTTGTCCGAAATCCAGCATTCGTTGATGGATTCGTTTTCGAACGGCAGAACCCGCATCACGCGATTGTTCTTCACTTGCACCACGAGGTTCGCGCCGACGGAATCGTGCGGGCTCACCGACTTGCGGCGCGACAGCTCCCACGTGCGGGCGCTGTAACGGAACGGCTTGCTGGTCAGCGCGCCGACCGGGCACAGATCGATCATGTTGCCCGACAGTTCCGAATCCACCGTCTTGCCGACGAACGACGTGATCTCCGAATGCTCGCCGCGGCCCAGCATGCCGAGTTCCATCACGCCGGCCACTTCCTGACCGAAACGAACGCAACGCGTGCAGTGAATGCAACGCGACATTTCTTCCATCGAGATCAGCGGGCCGACGTTCTTGTGGAACACCACGCGCTTTTCTTCGCTATAGCGCGATGCCGACTTGCCGTAGCCCACGGCCAGATCCTGCAACTGACATTCGCCGCCCTGGTCGCAGATCGGGCAATCGAGCGGGTGGTTGATCAGCAGGAATTCCATCACGGCTTGCTGGCCCTTCACCGCCTTGTCCGACTTGGTGCGCACGATCATGCCGGCCGACACCGGCGTCGCGCATGCGGGCACGGCCTTCGGCATCTTTTCGACATCGACCAGACACATCCGGCAGTTGGCCGCAATCGACAGCTTCTTGTGATAGCAGAAGTGAGGAATGTACGTGTCGACCTTATGCGCAGCCTGGATCACCATGCTGCCTTCAGGCACCTCTACTTTCTTGCCGTCTATTTCAAGTTCAACCATGATGGTCAATCTTCCTTAACCTGTTACCGCTCAATCGTTCGCCCGGCTCACCGCCCGTTTCAGGCGATGAATCCCGCGGATGACGTGTTCTTCTGCGTGCTTGTCTGCTTACTTAAGCCGCTACGGTTTCCGACGCCGCCGCTGCGCCGGCGTGACCGCCGACGAGGCAATGCTTGTGGGCGACGTGATATTCGAATTCGTCCCAGTAGTGCTTGAGCATGCCGCGAACCGGCATGGCCGCCGCATCGCCGAGCGCGCAAATCGTGCGGCCCATAATGTTTTCAGCGACCGAGTTCAGCAGATCCAGATCTTCCGGACGGCCGAGCCCATGCTCGATACGATGCACGACGCGGTAGAGCCAGCCCGTGCCTTCGCGGCAAGGCGTGCATTGACCGCACGATTCTTCGTAATAGAAGTACGACAGACGCAACAGCGAGCGCACCATGCAACGCGTCTCGTCCATCACGATGACCGCGCCCGAACCGAGCATCGAGCCTTGTTTGGCGATCGAGTCGTAGTCCATGTCGGTCTGCATCATGATGTCGCCCGGAATGACCGGTGCCGACGAACCGCCAGGAATCACGGCCTTGATCTTCTTGCCGCCGCGCATGCCGCCGGCCAGTTCCATCAGCGTCGAGAACGGCGTGCCGAGCGGAATTTCATAGTTGCCCGGACGTTCAACGTCGCCGGCTACCGAGAAAATCTTCGTGCCGCCGTTGTTCGGCTTGCCGATCTCGAGGTAATTCTGCGGACCGACTGCGAGCAGGAACGGTACTGCGGCGAACGTCTCGGTGTTGTTGATCGTGGTCGGCTTCCCGTACACGCCGAAGCTCGCCGGGAACGGCGGCTTGAAGCGCGGCTGGCCTTTCTTGCCTTCCAGCGACTCGAGCAGCGCGGTTTCTTCGCCGCAGATATAGGCGCCATAACCGTGGTGCGCATGCAGTTCGAACGAGAAGCCCGAACCCATGATGTTCTCGCCGAGGAACCCGGCGCGACGCGCCTCTTCCAACGCTGCTTCAAAGCGTTTGTAGGTTTCCCAGATTTCGCCGTGAATATAGTTGTAGCCGACCGTGATACCCATCGCGTACGCGCCGATGGCCATGCCTTCGATCAGCGAATGCGGATTGAAGCGCAGGATGTCGCGGTCTTTGAACGTGCCCGGTTCGCCTTCGTCCGAATTGCAGACGAGGTACTTCTGGCCGGGGAACTGACGCGGCATGAAACTCCACTTCAGACCGGTCGGGAAGCCCGCACCGCCACGGCCGCGCAGACCCGACGCCTTGACTTCGGCGATCACCTGCTCGGGCGGAATTTTTTCTTCGAGAATACGGCGCAGCTGGGCGTAACCGCCGCGCGCCACGTAGTCTTCGAGATGCCAGTTGTCGCCGTTCAGGCCGGCGAGAATCAGCGGTTTGATGTGACGATCGTGTAAAGACGTCATTTTGAAAGTTCCTCGAGCAGCTGGTCGATCTTCGCGCGGCTCATGAAGCTGCACATGCGATGGTTGTTCACCAGCATCACCGGCGCGTCGCCGCACGAACCCATGCATTCACCTTCTTTCAGGGTGAACTTGCCGTCGGCCGTGGTTTCGCCGAAGTCGATGCCGAGCTTCTGCTTCAGATAGTCAGCCGCGCTGTCCGCACCGCCGTCCGGGCCGAGCTGGCACGGCAGGTTCGTACAGAGCGTGATCTTGTATTTGCCGACCGGCGAGGTCTCGTACATCGTGTAGAAGGTAGCAACCTCCTGCACGGCGACTGCCGGCATGCCGAGATAGTCCGCGACGAACTGCATGAGGTCGGGCGACAGCCAGCCATGCTCTTCCTGAGCAGTAGCCAGCGCCGACATCACGGCGGACTGTTTCTGATCGGCGGGATACTTCGCGATCGCACGATCGATTTCTTTCAGGCCTTCAGCTGAGATCATTTTCAGACACGACTCTTTCAATTCCTACCGAACGAAAACCCGTCGCTCACTCATGCTGCGACAGACCCGGCGTTCCTTTGCTTGACGCGCGCTTCGGTGCAAGCTGAAGACGCGCGGCGATGAATACGTCCTAGCGATCCACTTCGCCGAACACGATGTCCTGCGTACCGATGATCGTCACGGCGTCGGCGATCATGTGACCGCGTGCCATTTCATCGAGCGTGGACAGGTGCGCATAACCCGGCGCGCGAATCTTCAGGCGATACGGCTTGTTCGCGCCGTCCGAGATCAGGTAGATACCGAACTCGCCCTTCGGGTGCTCGACCGCAGCGTACGCTTCGCCTTCCGGCACATGGAAGCCTTCCGTGAAGAGCTTGAAGTGGTGAATCAGCTCTTCCATGTTCGACTTCATGCCGACACGCGACGGCGGCGCAACCTTGTGATTGTCGACCATCACCGGACCCGGATTCTTGCGCAGCCACTCAATGCACTGTTTCACAATCCGCGTGGATTGGCGCATTTCTTCGACGCGAACCAGATATCGGTCATAACAGTCGCCATTAACGCCGACCGGAATGTCGAAGTCGAGCTTGTCGTAGACTTCGTACGGCTGCTTCTTGCGCAGGTCCCACTCGATACCCGAGCCGCGCAACATCGCGCCGGTCATACCGAGGTTCAACGCACGTTCCGGAGTGACCACGCCGATACC contains:
- the nuoG gene encoding NADH-quinone oxidoreductase subunit NuoG — protein: MVELEIDGKKVEVPEGSMVIQAAHKVDTYIPHFCYHKKLSIAANCRMCLVDVEKMPKAVPACATPVSAGMIVRTKSDKAVKGQQAVMEFLLINHPLDCPICDQGGECQLQDLAVGYGKSASRYSEEKRVVFHKNVGPLISMEEMSRCIHCTRCVRFGQEVAGVMELGMLGRGEHSEITSFVGKTVDSELSGNMIDLCPVGALTSKPFRYSARTWELSRRKSVSPHDSVGANLVVQVKNNRVMRVLPFENESINECWISDKDRFSYEGLNSPERLTQPMLKQDGKWIETDWQTALDYVVKGLKGIKGDHGADALAAIGSAHSTVEELFLLKQLAQAVGTPNVDFRLRQSDFSAPVNGAPWLGTSIAELSNVDAALVIGSDLRRDHPLFAARLRQAAKNGAKLTLVQATNDDALIPQAQRVVAAPSAWLDALAGIAGAVSEAKGVALPEAFAGTQPTDANKQVAKSLSTGESRLVLLGNAAVRHPDFAVIHAAAQWIADATGATLGFLTETANTVGAHLVNALPGQGGLNAREVFEQPRKGYLLLNVEPEFDTANPAQALTALNQAEMVVVMSPFQTGADYADVLLPIAPFTETSGTFVNAEGTVQSFNGVVRPLGDTRPAWKVLRVLGSLLGVPGFEFDTSEEVRTAALGDGALTPRLSNKTGATVARGKAVKAAEGQFERIANVPIYHADALVRRAESLHLTAASRAANSVGLPAGLFDKLGLKEGDAVRVRQGEQSVQLPAVRDANLAETVVRVSAATPAGAALGSLFGELLVEKA
- the nuoF gene encoding NADH-quinone oxidoreductase subunit NuoF yields the protein MTSLHDRHIKPLILAGLNGDNWHLEDYVARGGYAQLRRILEEKIPPEQVIAEVKASGLRGRGGAGFPTGLKWSFMPRQFPGQKYLVCNSDEGEPGTFKDRDILRFNPHSLIEGMAIGAYAMGITVGYNYIHGEIWETYKRFEAALEEARRAGFLGENIMGSGFSFELHAHHGYGAYICGEETALLESLEGKKGQPRFKPPFPASFGVYGKPTTINNTETFAAVPFLLAVGPQNYLEIGKPNNGGTKIFSVAGDVERPGNYEIPLGTPFSTLMELAGGMRGGKKIKAVIPGGSSAPVIPGDIMMQTDMDYDSIAKQGSMLGSGAVIVMDETRCMVRSLLRLSYFYYEESCGQCTPCREGTGWLYRVVHRIEHGLGRPEDLDLLNSVAENIMGRTICALGDAAAMPVRGMLKHYWDEFEYHVAHKHCLVGGHAGAAAASETVAA
- the nuoH gene encoding NADH-quinone oxidoreductase subunit NuoH, which translates into the protein MSLFDTINSGGTQLLGVAWPTVWALVRILVVAVVILLCVAYLILWERKLIGWMHVRLGPNRVGPAGLLQPIADVLKLLLKEVIQPAQASRWIYLIAPIMVVVPAFAVWAVIPFQAGAVLGDINAGLLYAMAISSIGVYGVILAGWASNSKYAFLGAMRAAAQMVSYEISMGFALVVVLMTAGTLNLSGIVNSQEHGFFASHGLNFLSWNWLPLLPMFVVYFISGIAETNRHPFDVVEGESEIVAGHMIDYSGMAFALFFLGEYINMIVISALAATLFLGGWSAPFGFLSFIPGIFWLVFKVFLLLSVFIWARATFPRYRYDQIMRLGWKVFIPVCVVWLVVVGFWIMSPLNIWK
- the nuoI gene encoding NADH-quinone oxidoreductase subunit NuoI produces the protein MTAIQDFFKTFFLTELLKGLALTGRYTFKRKVTVQFPEEKTPISPRFRGLHALRRYENGEERCIACKLCEAVCPALAITIESETRADNTRRTTRYDIDLTKCIFCGFCEESCPVDSIVETHILEYHGEKRGDLYFTKDMLLAVGDRYETEIAANKAADAPYR
- the nuoE gene encoding NADH-quinone oxidoreductase subunit NuoE, translated to MISAEGLKEIDRAIAKYPADQKQSAVMSALATAQEEHGWLSPDLMQFVADYLGMPAVAVQEVATFYTMYETSPVGKYKITLCTNLPCQLGPDGGADSAADYLKQKLGIDFGETTADGKFTLKEGECMGSCGDAPVMLVNNHRMCSFMSRAKIDQLLEELSK